GATATTGTCGATGAATAGAAGTACGTCTTGTTCATTAACATCCCGGAAATATTCCGCCATAGTTAGGGCAGTCAAACCAACTCTCATACGAGCTCCCGGCGGTTCATTCATTTGACCGTAGACTAGAGCTACTTTTGATTctgcaatatttttttcattaattactcCGGATTCTTTCATTTCCATGTAAAGATCATTTCCTTCACGAGTACGTTCGCCTACTCCGCCAAATACAGATACGCCTCCATGAGCTTTGGCAATGTTGTTGATCAATTCCATGATGAGTACTGTTTTACCTACTCCAGCTCCTCCAAATAGTCCGATTTTTCCTCCACGGCGATAAGGAGCTAAAAGATCCACTACTTTAATTCCTGTTTCAAAGATTGATAATTTCGTCTCTAACTGTATAAAGGCAGGTGCAGGTCTATGAATAGGAGATGTTGTGCTAGTATCTACAGGACCTAAATTATCAACAGGCTCCCCAAGAACGTTGAAAATTCGTCCGAGGGTAGCTCCACCGACTGGAACGCTTAGAGGAGCTCCCGTGTCAATCACTTCCATTCCTCTCATCAGTCCATCTGTAGCACTCATAGCTACAGCTCTAACTCGATTATTTCCTAATAATTGTTGTACCTCACAAGTCACATTAATTTGCTGACCAATAGTATCTCGACCCTTAACTACCAAAGCGTTATAAATATTAGGCATCTTGCCCGGAGGAAAAACAACATCCAGTACTGGGCCAATAATTTGAGCGATACGCCCTaggttttgttcttcaagtgtgGAAACCGCAGGACTAGAAGGGGTAGGAttgattctcataattataattaaagtaaAGTATGTCGAAAGTTTTTTTGAATAGTGCCATGCCAAGTCGAAAATAAATGTCCGATAGCAAGTTGATCggttaattcaataagaaataaatgGGAGTTAGCACTTGATTTAGTTGGTACCACCCAACCGAATACGATTCAATCGTTTACTCATTCAATTACTCATTCAATGAGTCAATTTTCAAGTTCAGCCaatccttctttttttcaaaagaaatattaagtacatgaaatcacgagtaagtctctttcatttctctatcattatagaaaaaccatccgtattagattctattatctatagaattcgaacccgaactccatttatgattcattatttcgatctaattggccattgttcttttttttttttgaatagatattggatttccgcctatctattctttatacccttttaggatgaattatgcctattttcacatctaggatttacatatacaacatatatcactgtcaagagtgaatttttcttagtatttggattcaaaataagaaggagatccatttgattttattgtaaacttgcaaaacaaacattgggtttgggttgcgccatatatatcaaagagtatacaataatgatgtatttggagtatacaataatgatgtatttgatgaatcaaatacatggtctaataatgaaccatttcattttaacataacattgaaattagttgataatattagttgaatattttttttctttttttttatttttatttttgtcaaaggTTTCATTCATGCATAATCTATATCGAGTAGACCTTGTCGTTGTGAGAATTCTTAATTCATGAGTTGTAGGGAGGGACTTATGTCACCACAAACAGAGACTAAAGCAAGTGTTGGATTTAAAGCTGGTGTTAAAGATTACAAATTGAATTATTATACTCCTGACTACGAAGTCAAAGATACTGATATCTTGGCAGCATTCCGAGTAACTCCTCAACCTGGAGTTCCGCCCGAAGAAGCAGGGGCTGCGGTAGCTGCCGAATCTTCTACTGGTACATGGACAACTGTGTGGACTGATGGACTTACCAGTCTTGATCGTTACAAAGGGCGATGCTACCACATCGAGGCCGTTGTTGGGGAGGAAAATCAATATATTGCTTATGTAGCTTATCCTTTAGACCTTTTTGAAGAAGGTTCTGTTACTAACATGTTTACTTCCATTGTGGGTAATGTATTTGGTTTCAAAGCCTTACGAGCTCTACGTCTGGAGGATCTGCGAATTCCCACTTCTTATTCCAAAACTTTCCAAGGCCCGCCTCACGGCATTCAGGTTGAAAGAGATAAGTTGAACAAGTATGGTCGTCCCCTATTGGGATGCACTATTAAACCAAAATTGGGATTATCTGCAAAAAACTACGGTAGAGCGGTTTATGAATGTCTACGTGGTGGACTTGATTTTACCAAAGATGATGAAAACGTAAACTCACAACCATTTATGCGTTGGAGAGATCGTTTCTTATTTTGCACCGAAGCACTTTTTAAAGCGCAGGCCGAAACAGGTGAAATCAAAGGACATTACTTGAATGCTACTGCGGGTACatgtgaagaaatgatgaaaagggCCATATGTGCCAGAGAATTAGGAGTTCCTATCGTAATGCATGACTACTTAACTGGTGGATTCACTGCAAATACTAGCTTGGCTCATTATTGCCGTGACAACGGCCTACTTCTTCACATCCATCGCGCAATGCATGCAGTTATTGATAGACAGAAAAATCATGGTATGCATTTCCGTGTACTAGCTAAAGCATTACGTATGTCTGGTGGAGATCATATTCACGCCGGTACAGTAGTAGGTAAACTGGAAGGGGAACGTGAGATGACTTTAGGTTTCGTTGATTTATTACGTGATGATTATATCGAAAAAGACCGAAGTCGCGGTATTTTCTTCACTCAAGATTGGGTCTCTATGCCAGGTGTTCTGCCCGTGGCTTCAGGGGGTATTCATGTTTGGCATATGCCTGCTCTGACCGAAATCTTTGGGGATGATTCCGTACTACAGTTTGGCGGAGGAACTTTAGGACACCCTTGGGGAAATGCACCTGGTGCAGTAGCTAATAGGGTGGCTTTAGAGGCGTGTGTACAAGCTCGTAATGAGGGACGTGATCTTGCTCGTGAAGGTAATGAAATTATCCGTGAAGCTAGCAAATGGAGCCCTGAACTAGCCGCTGCTTGTGAAGTATGGAAAGAGATCAAATTCGAATTCGAACCAGTAGATAAGCTagataaagagaaaaagtaagtgtgcataattcagtaattcctgtttgttctcctaattgattgcaattaaagtcggcccaatcttttcctaaaaaaaagattgggccgattgccgaataaaaaaaaaaagaatgagcattctatactatgtatttgcatatatcttttatatgtacagatgtacagatcttacctatatatatacaagataagatcgaagactaaacaactcaatacttctattgtttgttgttggatccataggattggattaattatggatccttgggattggtggacttttttatatctcctagtttcaggccatagatcaagccaagggaaaggctcctttacccatcctatatattgtctttttcgttccatgttaaaatagaaacttaattatttgattatacgagaacaaattctttattctttatttatagaaataaacaactatctctattttcgatgagaatttgtacatcacatggaagaaagctgtgtctttctattttaaaatttataaaaagattctatcaatatatatTGAAGTGATACCTCGGCTTCCCACAAAGGAGAATCATttctttcaatacttactcgttctttcaatacttactcgttattaattaacaatcctaatgattaggattagattcgtatgcttaattctgataagaaatcaaatagtgaaagtaaaatgattatccatcgaatgtattgtatttcatcaaataggGGGTAGAAAGACTCTATGGGAAAATGGTGGTTCCGTTCGATGTTGTCTAACGAGAAGTTAGAACATAGGTGTGGGCTAAGTAAATCTAGGTGTGGGCTAAGTAAATCAATGGATAGTCTTGATGGTATTGGACATACCAGTAGAAGTGAACAACCTATTCTAAACGATACGAAGAACGATACGAAGAAAAAGATTCCTAGTTGGAATCATAGTGGTAATTATAGTTTCACTAATGTTGATTCTTtatttgaaatcaaggatatttGGAGTTTGATCTCTGATGACACTTTTTTAGTTAGGGATAGTAATGGTGACAGTTACTCTgtatattttgatattgaaaATCAGATTTTTGAGGTTGACAATGATAGTTCTTTTCTGAGTGAACTAGAAAAAAAACTTTCTAGTTATTTGAGTAGGGGGTCTAAGAAAAAGAATCACTACTATTATCATTACATGTATGATACTCAATCTGGTTGGAATAATCACATTAATAGTTGCATTGATAGTTATCTTCGTTTTGAAGTCAGTATTAATAGTTCTATTTCGGGTAGTACCAACAATTACAGTGACAGTTACTTTTATAACTTCATTTGTACTGAAAATAGAAATAGTAGTGAGAGCGGTAGGTCTAGTAAAAGAACTAGAAAAAATTTCAATGATTTCCATGAAGAGgtggaatccgatttccatgaagaagtagaattccacgaagaagtagaatccgacttccatgaagaagtagaatccgatttccatgaagaagtagaattccacgaagaagtagaatccaatgatttcaatgaagaagtagaatctgatttcaatgaagaagtggaatccgatttcaatgaagaagtggaatccgatttcaatgaagaagtggaatccgatttcaatgaagaagtggaatccgatttcaatgaagaagtagaattccatgaagaagtagaattccatgaagaagtagaatccgacttccatgaagaagtagaatccaatgatttcaatataaatcaaaaataCAAACATTTATGGGTTCAATGCGAAAATTGTTatggattaaattataaaaaattttttaagtcaaaaatgaatatttgtgaacagtgtggatatcatttgaaaatgagtAGTTCAGATAGAATTGAACTTTCGATTGATCCCGGAACTTGGGATCCTCTGGATAAAGATATGATATCTATAGACCCCATTGATTTTCGTTCAAAAGAGGAACCTTATGGAGATCGTATCGATTCTTATCAAAGAAGGACAGGTTTAGCTGATGCTATTCAAACAGGCATAGGTCAAATAAATGGTATTCCCGTAGCAATTGGCGTTATGGATTTTCAGTTTATGGGAGGTAGTATGGGATCCGTAGTAGGCGAGAAAATTACTCGTTTGATCGAGTATGCTACTAATCGATCTCTACCTGTCATTATTGTGTGTGCTTCTGGAGGAGCACGCATGCAAGAAGGAAGTTTGAGCTTGATGCAAATGGCTAAAATATCTTCTGCTTCATCTAATTATCAATCAGATAAAAAGTTATTCTATGTATCAATTCTTACATCTCCTACAACTGGTGGAGTAACAGCCAGTTTTGGTATGTTGGGGGATATCATTATTGCTGAACCTAACGCCTACATTGCATTTGCGGGTAAAAGAGTAATtgaacaaacattaaaaaaggtaatacCTGAAGGTTCACAAGTGTCTGAGTATTTATTCCATAAAGGTTTATTCGACCCAATAGTACCACGTAATCTTTTAAAAGGTGTTCTGGGTGAGTTATTTCAGCTCCACGGTTTCTTTCCCTTGAATCCAAGTTCAAAAATGTAAAGTATAGCACTAGATTCAGTTATTTTATTTGTAGCGAACAAGTATTTAATTCGTCGTAATCAGGTGTTTTCTTTGGTGACATAAGTTCTCCTTGTAATAAGAGACAGAGGTTtcggataatttttattttatattttattatattttatttattatattttagaatatagaatatatagttttagaatatagaatatatagtttctatctagtcattttctatctaatcatatagaattatagttgatattacttattacttataaataaatattataaataaataatatttattataattttttataatatatttataatataataatggcttgatataatataataatggcttgatattacttataatagatatatcataagtaatagatatatcataagaagatatctttctaatagatagaaatattaaaacagatagaaatattaaattgAGGCACCTATTCTATGACAGATCCCAACTTACCCTCTATTTTTGTGCCTTTAGTGGGCCTAGTATTTCCGGCAATTGCAATGGTTTCCTTATTTCTTCATGTCCAAAAAAATAAGATTGTCTAGACCCAATGGGACCGaatcttatcaatttatttcaacaCTGGATGATAATACAGATATTTATCTCGTGTAATATGGTATGATATGTGGCTCTTTCCGAACACACAAATGAAAGAATCGTTATGCGGATATATGATATCTGCATAAATGCATGTATATGTGAATATAGCTGGTTCAAAATGGATTAgtgaatattttaaatagaaaGTCAATGTATCTAACCAATTACTCTCCTAATGTTTCACATCAGAATAGTGCTAGTTGATGAAAGTTACTTCGGGATCAAGAAAGGTAAAGTCAAATTTATTTGGGTTATTCGCTCAATTCCAATCGAATGCACTGGATCTAGTATAGTATGAATTGGCGATCAGAACATATATGGATAGAACTTATAACGGGGTCTCGAAAAACGAGTAATTTTTGCTGGGCctgtatcctttttttaggttCACTAGGATTCTTAGTGGTTGGAACTTCCAGTTATCTTGGTAGGAATTTGATACCCGTATTTACATCTcagcaaatcattttttttccacAAGGGATCGTGATGTCTTTCTACGGGATCGCGGGTCTATTCATTAGCTCGTATTTGTGGTGCACAATTTCGTGGAATGTAGGTAGCGGTTATGACCGATtcgata
This portion of the Musa acuminata AAA Group cultivar baxijiao unplaced genomic scaffold, Cavendish_Baxijiao_AAA HiC_scaffold_799, whole genome shotgun sequence genome encodes:
- the LOC135664115 gene encoding ATP synthase subunit beta, chloroplastic, which codes for MRINPTPSSPAVSTLEEQNLGRIAQIIGPVLDVVFPPGKMPNIYNALVVKGRDTIGQQINVTCEVQQLLGNNRVRAVAMSATDGLMRGMEVIDTGAPLSVPVGGATLGRIFNVLGEPVDNLGPVDTSTTSPIHRPAPAFIQLETKLSIFETGIKVVDLLAPYRRGGKIGLFGGAGVGKTVLIMELINNIAKAHGGVSVFGGVGERTREGNDLYMEMKESGVINEKNIAESKVALVYGQMNEPPGARMRVGLTALTMAEYFRDVNEQDVLLFIDNIFRFVQAGSEVSALLGRMPSAVGYQPTLSTEMGSLQERITSTKEGSITSIQAVYVPADDLTDPAPATTFAHLDATTVLSRGLAAKGIYPAVDPLDSTSTMLQPRIVGEEHYETAQRVKQTSQRYKELQDIIAILGLDELSEEDRLTVARARKIERFLSQPFFVAEVFTGSPGKYVGLAETIRGFQLILSGELDSLPEQAFYLVGNIDEATAKAMNLEEESKLKK
- the LOC135664116 gene encoding ribulose bisphosphate carboxylase large chain is translated as MSCREGLMSPQTETKASVGFKAGVKDYKLNYYTPDYEVKDTDILAAFRVTPQPGVPPEEAGAAVAAESSTGTWTTVWTDGLTSLDRYKGRCYHIEAVVGEENQYIAYVAYPLDLFEEGSVTNMFTSIVGNVFGFKALRALRLEDLRIPTSYSKTFQGPPHGIQVERDKLNKYGRPLLGCTIKPKLGLSAKNYGRAVYECLRGGLDFTKDDENVNSQPFMRWRDRFLFCTEALFKAQAETGEIKGHYLNATAGTCEEMMKRAICARELGVPIVMHDYLTGGFTANTSLAHYCRDNGLLLHIHRAMHAVIDRQKNHGMHFRVLAKALRMSGGDHIHAGTVVGKLEGEREMTLGFVDLLRDDYIEKDRSRGIFFTQDWVSMPGVLPVASGGIHVWHMPALTEIFGDDSVLQFGGGTLGHPWGNAPGAVANRVALEACVQARNEGRDLAREGNEIIREASKWSPELAAACEVWKEIKFEFEPVDKLDKEKK
- the LOC135664114 gene encoding acetyl-coenzyme A carboxylase carboxyl transferase subunit beta, chloroplastic-like; amino-acid sequence: MGKWWFRSMLSNEKLEHRCGLSKSRCGLSKSMDSLDGIGHTSRSEQPILNDTKNDTKKKIPSWNHSGNYSFTNVDSLFEIKDIWSLISDDTFLVRDSNGDSYSVYFDIENQIFEVDNDSSFLSELEKKLSSYLSRGSKKKNHYYYHYMYDTQSGWNNHINSCIDSYLRFEVSINSSISGSTNNYSDSYFYNFICTENRNSSESGRSSKRTRKNFNDFHEEVESDFHEEVEFHEEVESDFHEEVESDFHEEVEFHEEVESNDFNEEVESDFNEEVESDFNEEVESDFNEEVESDFNEEVESDFNEEVEFHEEVEFHEEVESDFHEEVESNDFNINQKYKHLWVQCENCYGLNYKKFFKSKMNICEQCGYHLKMSSSDRIELSIDPGTWDPLDKDMISIDPIDFRSKEEPYGDRIDSYQRRTGLADAIQTGIGQINGIPVAIGVMDFQFMGGSMGSVVGEKITRLIEYATNRSLPVIIVCASGGARMQEGSLSLMQMAKISSASSNYQSDKKLFYVSILTSPTTGGVTASFGMLGDIIIAEPNAYIAFAGKRVIEQTLKKVIPEGSQVSEYLFHKGLFDPIVPRNLLKGVLGELFQLHGFFPLNPSSKM